The Aquipuribacter hungaricus genome segment CGCGGTGGCGGTGGTCGTAGGAGGGGTGCTCGAGCGCGAACTGCTCGGCGTACAGCGGGCGCTCCGGGCGGGGGCCGACGACGGTCATCTCCCCGCGCAGGATGTTCCAGAGCTGGGGCAGCTCGTCCAGGGAGGTGCGGCGCAGGAACCGGCCGACCGCGGTGATGCGGGGGTCACCGTGCGCGCTCCAAGCCGTCTCGCCGCCGGTGGGGTCGGCGGGGCGCATGGACCGGAACTTCAGCAGCTCGAAGGGCACGCCGTGCTGGCCGACGCGCTCCTGGCGGAACAGCACGCCCTGGCCCGTGGTGCGGACGGCGACGGCGCAGGCCAGGAGCACGGGCGACAGCAGGACGATCGCCAGGGCGCTGGCCACGACGTCGAAGACGCGCTTGGCGGCCGGCGCGAGGCCGTCGCTGCGGGGGCGGCTGACGCGGATGACGGGGATGGCGCCGATGTGGTCGCGGAAGCCCCGCACGCTCATGACCTCGTACAGCCGCGGGACGACGAACAGCGTGAGGCTGCTGGCGACGCGGGAGCGGAGGGCGGCGCTGACCAGGTTGTCGCGGGTCCCGCCGAAGGTGACGAGCAGGACGGTGACGTCGTGCGCGGCCACGACCTCGTCGAGGTCGGCGGTGGTGCCCAGGCGCGGGCAGCCCTGCTCGTCCAGTCCGGCGGAGGGACGGTCGTCCACGTAGCCCACGGGCGTGAGGCCCAGCTCGGCGTGGCGCGAGAGCAGGTCGACGGCCTCGCCGGCCACCTGCCCGCCGCCCACGACCAGGCAGCGGTGCACCACGCGGCCGGCGAGCCTCGCCCGGCGCACGACGGCGTAGGCGGCGGCCCGGCCGAGCAGCAGGGCGAGGGTCGCCCAGGCCGCGGCGGCCAGCACGGGGCCGGGCCGCTCGCCGCCCGGGACGAGGAGCACGAGGGCGACGACGGCCACGGCGCACAGGCGCGCGCCCAGCAGCGCGGGAAGGTCGTCGAGCAGGGACCACTGCAGGCGGGGCCGGTACAGGCCCTGGCTGGCG includes the following:
- a CDS encoding exopolysaccharide biosynthesis polyprenyl glycosylphosphotransferase — protein: MTTTERVRRTPGAPWRARGTVPAQPDAVPGHVPAGTPLVPGQRGSSRAAAPRRHDLGVVRALRTRRSAMMLLLVDVVAMTAPLALAPQAASWAWLTTLLTLAVFASQGLYRPRLQWSLLDDLPALLGARLCAVAVVALVLLVPGGERPGPVLAAAAWATLALLLGRAAAYAVVRRARLAGRVVHRCLVVGGGQVAGEAVDLLSRHAELGLTPVGYVDDRPSAGLDEQGCPRLGTTADLDEVVAAHDVTVLLVTFGGTRDNLVSAALRSRVASSLTLFVVPRLYEVMSVRGFRDHIGAIPVIRVSRPRSDGLAPAAKRVFDVVASALAIVLLSPVLLACAVAVRTTGQGVLFRQERVGQHGVPFELLKFRSMRPADPTGGETAWSAHGDPRITAVGRFLRRTSLDELPQLWNILRGEMTVVGPRPERPLYAEQFALEHPSYDHRHRAPVGLTGMAQVSGLRGGETSIALRARYDNYYIENWSLWGDIVVILRTVAEVVRAKGA